Proteins from a single region of Negativicoccus succinicivorans:
- a CDS encoding XRE family transcriptional regulator, with product MAKGYNKLKAFLVEMGISQQAFADELKISRNAANRKLNQNGLDFTLREMRHICEQYNLDANQFFLVK from the coding sequence ATGGCTAAAGGATATAACAAGCTTAAGGCTTTTCTTGTTGAAATGGGAATCTCGCAGCAGGCGTTTGCCGACGAGCTAAAAATTTCGCGGAATGCCGCTAATCGCAAGCTAAATCAAAACGGGTTAGATTTTACTTTGCGGGAAATGCGCCACATTTGCGAGCAATACAATTTAGACGCGAATCAATTTTTTTTAGTCAAATAG